CATTTTTTATTTCCAGTATTTGTCCAATTTCCTCTACTAAACCTGTAAACAATATTCCCCTCCCCTTTTTTAATTACTTTTCTACATATCCTTGAACCATCATATCTTCTCCTGATTTTGAATAGCTAATATTTTTTAATTTAACGGCTTTATTTAAATCTTCAATACCTTTTCCTTCTACAGAAGTTTTAGCTTCTAATCCACCTATTATTTTAGGGGCTATAAAATAAACAACTTTATCTACAATTCCTGAACTTAAAGCAGAAAAATTAAGTGAGCCCCCTCCCTCTATAAGCAAACTATCTATACCGATATTTCCTAACTTTTCTATTAAAATCTTTAGATTCACATGACCAGATTCATCTTTAGGACAGATAATTACATCCACTCCCATTTTCTCAATTTCATACTTTTTATCTTTATCATGTCCCTCTGTGCAAGCTATTATGATTTTCCTATATTTAAGTGTATCAAAAATCCTACAATCCATAGGTATCCTTAATTTAGAATCTAAGATTACAGCTATAGGACTTTTACATTTTCTCTCCAGCCTTGTAGTTAAAAGTGGATTATCTGAAAGTATGGTACCTATGCCCACTGCAATTGCCATAACCCTATTTCTTATGTGATGTACAAAATTTCTGGATTCTTCACAGGTTATCCACTTTGACTGTCCTGTAACTGTTGCTATTTTACCATCTAAAGTTACTGCAGATTTCAATATTACAAAAGGGTGTTTTTCAGTAATATACTTTATAAATATTTCATTTATATTTAAGGCTTCTTTTTCTAAAACACCTGTAACCACTTCTATTCCCTTACTCCTTAAAAAATCTATGCCTCTACCTGACACTAGTGGATTAGGATCCTTTAATGCAACCACTACTTTTTTTATTCCTGCTTTTACTATGGCTTCTACACAGGGTGGAGTTTTTCCGTAATGAGAACAAGGCTCTAAAGTCACGTATATCTGCCCGCCTGCAGCTTTATCACCTGCTTCTTTTAATGCATATACCTCTGCATGGGGTCCTCCATAAAATTTATGATAACCTCTTCCTACTATATTGCCTTCTTTTACTACAAGGGCTCCCACCTGTGGATTTGGATTCACAAAACCTTCTCCCTTTGATGCCAGCTCTAAAGCAATTTTCATATAATGTTCATCTTTATTGTCATAATTCATAAAATTGAATCCTCCACTTCAAAAGAATATTATTACTTTTTATATAAATTTTACAAGTAAAAGGGCAAAACACCCGCGGCTTTTATGTACAAGCTACCAATAGTAATATCCCAACTTCTCAAATATGGAAATAAACTGCCTGCCCTCAGATAAGTTACAGCTATAAGTACTACCTTCAGATTTTTCCCATTCAAAAATCCCCCCGAAAATACCTTCAGGGGGATAATAAACATACTAAGAACAACCTAGCACATAAAATACATACTACAAAAAACTTCCACTTTCTCCATCCAGACTTTACTGTCGGTACTGGAATCCAACCAGTTCCTGCTGATAATCAGCTCGCGGACTATACCGCCGATCGGGAATTTCACCCTGCCCCGAAAGCATATTATTAAGTTTTAACTATGGTTTTAATATATACTTCTTTTTTTCACTTGTCAATAGAAACTTTTAAAAAAATTGTAATCTTTAATACAATTTTATTGACTTAAATTATAAATACTACAAAAATTTACATTGATAACTGACAATAACTTAAGATTTTACTATGACAACATACTTTGCTCCTGAAATTTCATCTGAGTAAGTAGTTATAGTAACTTCCTCTGAAATATTGTACTTTTTGCATATTTCATTTAAAGTCTGGGTTATATTATACTCACTTGAATTATAATTCAATATTTTTACACTTACAGAATTTTCCCCTTGTGATAATGCCTCTTCTACTGCACTATAAAAATCATTATAGTTATCAACAACTTTTATATCATTGCCGTAAACATCCTTCTCCACCACATTAAGGTTGTCAAAACTGTATTCTGTACTGGTACATTCAGGATACTCATCTGTATTCCACCTATGATTTTTGGCAATCTGATCATCGGTTATGTTAAAATAGGAGTGAGAAAGCCTATTTGAGCCATCACTTATAACGGGATCATCCCAGGTAGAATCCAATTGATAATACTCCCCCTGTATTTTCACTATATTCCATGCATGTCCAATCCATTCAGTACCATTATTTGCATCCCCTATCACCATCCTGCACTCTACCCCTGCCGCCACAAGAAGTCTATCCACAGCATCTGCATAACCCTGACATACTCCAACTCCATTTATCAAAACCCCATAAGCTGTATAAGAGTCTTCCGGCATATTACCTTTATATGCTCTTTCATCATATTTGGTATTATTAACTACATAGTCGTGAAGTACCAGTTCCTTTTGGTAATCTTCCATATCAGAAGTAATTAAAGTGTCTATAAGTTCACTAACCTTTTGCTGCACGATTTTCTCTTTTTCTATTAAACTTTCCTTTGTATCTGTATACTTAAAATTTATAGTAACTTTTGCAGGACTTGTATATTCAACATTGCTTGCTGCTCCTGAATATCTTGTCCTTAAATCAGAATAGTCAATTAATATCTTGTTTATAACATCTAGATTATATTTATCTTTGTCATAATTACTTATATTTAAAATTAAAGTATCTTCATAATTATACAATGCATCTTTTAATGCATTATAGTATTGTGAATAATTTTCTATATCAATTGAGTTATTTAAATTACTTTTCTGTACTGTAAAATTATATTTTACCCCTTCATTTAATTCTTTACCTTCAACAGATTTTAATCCACTATCTATTACCAAAACATATTGTTTTCCCTCTGCATATGAACTTATAGGAGAAACCTGTATTGTATCTGAAGAGGTATTTATAATATTAACTTCTAAAGGCGTACTACTCCCCTGTTCATATACTTTTATAAAATTTTTTGCAGAATCTAAATCAATATCTTTATTAAAAGTAATAGTCCAGATCTTCTTATCGCTTACAGTAGAGATGCTATTATTGTTCCAAATTTTATATTCTTCTGCAGCATAACATATTTCACCAGAGGATAACAATATAACTAACATACCTATTATCATAAACTTGTATATTTTTTTAAACACTTTATCACCTCCATATAATATTTTGGCACACTAAAAACTTTTAAAATACTCCGGTTAAAATAACTATATTATAGTTGTATTACAAATCAATTAACATTTTTCAACATTTTTATTAACACATTTTGTACTTTAAGACTTTAATGTAATTTGTCTCTTTCTGGATTGTTATTGATTTTAACATACCTTATTAACTATTAATCAACTGGTTACAGTACATATTGTAATATATGCCCTTTTTCCCTATTAAATCACTATGATTTCCCACTTCTACTATTGTTCCTCCATCTATTACCATTATAATATCTGAATCTCTAATAGTACTCAATCTATGGGCAATTATAAAACTGGTTCTTTTCCGTATAAGATTACGCATGGCTCTTTGTATTTTAAGTTCCGTTCTTGTATCCACATTACTTGTAGCTTCATCTAAAACAAGTATGGAAGGATCTGAAAGTATAGCTCTTGCTATAGCTATTAGCTGCCTCTCTCCCTGACTTAAATTACTTCCCCCTTCCTGTAACATAGTATCATACTTATGAGGAAATTTCTCAATAAACTGATTTGCACCTGCTGCCTGTGCTGCCTCTTTAACCTGAGAAAAATCTGCATCCAATCTACCATATTTAATATTTTCAAGTATTGTACCTGTAAAAAGATAGGTATCTTGAAGAACTATGCCAAAACACTTTCTAAGACTATCTCTTGTATAATTTCTTATATCTATTTCATCGATTAAAATTCTCCCACTGGATACATCATAAAACCTGACAAGCAAATTTACAATAGTTGTCTTCCCTGCTCCTGTAGGTCCAACAAGGGCAACACTTGTGCCCTGATTAATATTAAAATTTATATCGTTTAATATTAGAAAATCTTTTCTATAACTAAAATTTACATTTTCAAAAGTAACCTGTCCGCTTGTATTTTCAAGAGTTACAGCTTCAGCAGTGTCTTTTATCTCCTCTTTTTCATCCAATATATCAAATACTCTCTCGGCACCGGCAACAGCAGACTGAAGTGTATTAAATATGCTGGCTATATCATTTAATGGTCTTGCAAATTGTCTGGAATAACTTAGAAAACTGGCTATAATTCCTATGGTTATAATATTTTTTACAGCCAGAATCCCCCCTACACCAGCTACAGCAGCAAAACCTATATTGTTTATTACATTCATAATAGGCATTAAGAATCCGGACCAAATTTGAGCTTTCAATCCTACCTGACTTAAACTGTAATTTATTTTTTTAAATTCTTCTATAGCCTTCTGCTCATGGTTGAAAGCTTTTACTACATGGATGCCGGATATATTCTCCTCTATATGTCCATTGAGTTTTCCAAGCTGTACCTGCTGTTCTTTAAATAATACACTGGTATTTTTTGCGATACCCTTAGTAAGAAAAAACACCATAGGCACTGTAATAAGAGTTACAAAAGTCAAAATAGGACTTAAAATAAGCATCATAATAAAAGATCCTAACACTGTCACTACTGCTGACATAAGTTGAGTAGTGGATTGAGATATGGTAGAACTTACATTTTCTATATCATTAGTCAATCTGCTCATTATTTCTCCATGAGTATTCATATCAAAAAAAGAAATTGGTAATTTTTGAAGTTTGTCAAATAAGCTTCTTCTAAGATTCATCACTATTTTCTGAGCAGTACCAGCCATGAGCCACCCCTGAAAAAAAGTCAAAATGGCATCTAATACATATGTAAATAAAAGCAATATAACCATTACAGATAGTATATCAAAATTCACTTTTCCCCTTAATTCTGACATAGCATCAATAGACTTTCCTATAAGATAGGGTCCAAGAAGCCCTATGATAGAATCTATTATTACAAATATAAATATTATAACTAAAAGTTTTCTTTCACTTCCAAAATACTTCCAAAGTCTAAATAATGTTTTCTTAAAATTTTTTGGTTTTTCCACAGGACCAATACTTCCTCTTCCTCTTACTCCTCTTCTCGGTCCCAGAGGCATTTTTATATCACTCTTATTATATTTGTCCCTCTCACCCATATTAAATTACCTCCTTTCCAACCTGAGACAAGAAAATATCTTTATAAACTTCACAATTTTTCATAAGCTGGCCATGGTTTCCCATACCCACCAACTTTCCTTCATCCAGCACGATTATCTTATCTGCAGATATTACAGATGATATTTTCTGGGCAATTATTATACAAGTCAAATTATTTGAATATTTTTTAAGCTTTTCTCTTATCTTAACTTCGGTTGATGCATCTACAGCACTTGTACAATCATCCAGTATGAGTATTTCAGGTTTTTTAATCAAGGCTCGAGCTATGGAAACCCGCTGTTTTTGACCTCCTGAAAAATTCACTCCTCCCTGTCCAAGTTTTGTATTGTATTGTTCCGGAAATCCAGAGATAAACTCATCCGCTTCTGCAATTTCAGCTGCCTTCTTAACCTCTTCCAGCGAGGCATTCTCTTTACCCCATCTTATATTTTCCAGAACACTTCCTGTAAACAGCATTGTCTTCTGGGGTACAAGGGCTATTTTTTCTCTTAAAATTCTTTTATTTATATCCCGTACATCTACTCCATCAACTTTTACCCTACCAGAGACAGCATCATAAAATCCTGGAATAAGATTTACAAGACTGCTTTTGCCTGAACCTGTAGCTCCAATAATGCCTAAGGTTTCCCCTTGCATGCAGGTAAAACTAATATTATGGATAACTTCATGGCCGTTTGCATAAGAAAAACTCACATCTTCAAAATCTACCCTTCCAATTTCTCTTAAATTTGAAACACCTTCATTAAAATTAATACTGCTTTTTTCCTCAATTATTTCAAAAATACGTATTGCAGAAGCTTTAGATCTTACAAACATATTAAAAACTGCAGATATCATCATAATTGAAAATAATATTTGGGTCATATAATTTGTAAATGCAATTATTTGTCCTACCTGCATACTTCCACTGTTGACATATTTTCCTCCAATCCACAAAACACATGCTATTCCTATATTTATAACCAGGCTTCTAGTAGGAGAAAATACAGCCATTACACGCATTGCAAGGGCAGATAATCTTCCTAATTCCTCGTTTGCCTCTTTAAATCTTTCATTTTCATAATCAAACCTGTTGAAGGCTTTTACTACCCTTACACCAGATAAATACTCTCTCATCACAGAATTTACCCTATCTAAAGCTATCTGAACCTTCATAAAATACGGGTATCCTATATTCATATTGAAAAATATAAATACAGCTACAATTGGTATTACAATGAAAAGTATTACTGCCAGGTGTAAATCAAGCCTTGATGCCATAATAATACTTCCAATACACACAAGAGGTGATTTTACAAATATTCTCATAAGCCCATTTACAAAATTTTGCACTTGAGTCACATCATTTGTAAGACGTGTTATAAGAGAACTATTTTCAAATTTATCAATGCTGTCAAAAGAAAAACTTTGAATCTTTTCAAATAAATCTGCCCTTAACTCCGCACTAAATTTTTGAGACACCCTCCCAGATAGTATATTGCGTCCCGAGGCTCCCAATGCCCCTACAACTGTGACCATAAGCATTATCAAACCTTTTTGAATTACATAGTCCATCTGTTTGTTTGCCACACCTATATCAACTATTTTGGACATTATAGTAGGCTGCATTAAATCACATAATGCCTCAATAGAAAGAAAAAATATAGCAAGGCAGAATCCTTTCCAGTAATTATTTATATATTTTTTCATCAATTCCAATTTATACACCCCTAACATTACTCTATCCATTAATAATATTATTTCTATAAAATAAATTCAAATATAATATTTAAAATAATGCAAAAATGAAGATTATATTGTATAATTATCTAAAAATATATTGTTTTATTATGTAAACTCATATTTGATTCTAAAATTTTATTCCCAGAGACTAACTATATGAAGTCAAGTTAAAAATCAAAAGATTTTTATAGTTATTTAATTGAAAAAAGAAAGCATGACAAAAAGAGCAATGGAAAATTGCTTTTTGAAAAATATTAATTTTTATGGATAAGTTTATATTTGTGGAGCAAAAGTTGCATTGGTCTTTAGAAGATGAAATATTATACGTATCAATTTTTTAGCAACATGGCTCATGGCAACATAATAGTGCTTGCCTTCAGAGCGTTTCTTCGACAAATATGCAGAGAAAGTGGCATCTCTCATTGAAACAGTTCTCCCAGCCATAAGTATGGCCCATCTAAGGTAGGCAGAACCCCGTTTGACCATGGGTGTATGGGATGCAGTGTACTTTCCAGATTGATAGGTGGAGGGATCTAATCCGGCAAAGGCCAGGAGTTTACAGGGAGTGGTGAATCTTTTAATATCGCCGATTTCTGCCAATATTATAGCTGCCAGGGTATATGAAATTCCTGGAATACTAATAAGTGGGGAATTGATCTCAACAACGATTTCTTTTATGAGAAGCTCTAAGGAATCAATCTCGTGTTGTACTGACTGTATTAACCTAATGGTTTGCTTGAGTTCAAAACTTAGAGACCTTGAGTTAGTGCCAATAGAATTTGCAGCAGACTCCTTTAGAGAAATAGCTTTATCTTTTCCATACTTGCCCTTGGAAGCTGTATTTAGTATGTTTGTTAGCTTGGTCAGGTGGCAGGCAGCTATATCTTTTGGGCTTGGAAGTATGGATAAAAGGGCATAGGAAGAAGATTGATGAATTGACCAAAAAAGATCGGGCAGCTCGGGGAACATAATATCTACCAATCTATTGACAGATGTTTTCAACTTAGACCTATATCCAATTAAGCGATATCTATGCCTGGTTAATGACTTTAGCTCTTGAATCTGGTATGATACAGGAGAATAGGATTTTGTATCATCAGAAAAGAGCATTTTAGCAATAACCAATGCATCCGTTTTATCAGTCTTAGTTTTTCTAAGAGACTGGGCTTTACGGAAGAGATTTGTAGCTAAAGGGTTGAGAATGGAGAGCTTGAAGCCTTTAGCATACAAAAAGTTTTGGAGATTGGTGCTGTAATGACCTGTTGATTCAAGTCCTATTTTTACGTTGGAAATATCCTTGTCAGGCAGAATGGAAAGTATTGAAGAATAAAGTAATTCAAACCCTTGACGGGAATTGGATATACGTAAAGAATCATTATAAACAACACCATCTGAATCTATAATACAGCAATCATGTTTGTTTTTTGCTATATCTATACCAATATAAATCATAAGAACAACTCCTTTATAGTATTATACGCCATGTTCCACAAATCTCATGCAAATGTATCCTTGCTATATATAAAACGTCATGCGTTATCTAACTAATTAACAGATAAGCATAAGACAGTGGTTAGATCCTCAATTAAAATAGTCCAGCTATAGGTGATAAAACTAATCCACAGCGTCTTATGATAATTATAGTAAAAATCTCTAAGAAAGGAAAAGTATAATGAATTTTTACTATATGTTCATTATACAAGGTGATAACTTTGAACAAATTTTTAAATAAAATTTCCTATTATTTCAGAGACAGCTATGGTATGGATAAACTTTCTAAACATCTTTATATTGGAGGAATTATAATTCTCCTTATAAGACCTGCCTACACATTAGGGCTTGTATTTATAATATACAGCAGCTGGAGATGTATTTCAAAGAATAAATATAAAAGGTTCACGGAGTTACAGGCTTATGAGAATTTTATTTCGCCTTTAATTTATAAAGTAAAAAATTTTATAAATTCAAATAATCCACATAATCCCTATAAAGTATTCAAATGTCCAAATTGTGCTCAAAAATTGAGAGTACCAAAAAAAAAGGGGAGAATAACTATAACCTGCAAAAACTGCGGAACTTCATTTAAAGGTAAATCTTGATAACCTGACATAGGTAAAATAATTGAAGGGTTTATATTAATTTTTCTCATTGGACTAAAATTTAGGTGAGCATTTTCTCAATTAATAATGCTCACCTTACATCTTATTATATAATTTATCCGATCGCTACCATTGCTAACACCCCATCTTCTATCAAAATGGAGGATAAGCAGTGCTACGCGCCTGGATAAGTTCTTCTAAGGTTCAGCTGGAGAAAAGCAGTTCTTATAAGCAAACTCCACCTGAACCTAAGAATCACTTGATTTTAATGTTTATTGGCTAAATGTAACTTTTCAAGTATTTGTTTTCTGATCTCAATAAATTCGGATTCATTTCTATTTCTAGGCCTGTTAATTTTTACTTCTACCACATCCTCTATTTTTCCTGGACGTGGAGTCATAATTACTATTCTATCACTGAGATAAATTGCCTCATCTACATCATGGGTAACAAGCACTATAGTTGTTCCTCTTTTTTGCCAGAGTTCTATTAATTTATCCTGTAAATCCATTCTCGTAAAAGCATCCAACGCACCTAAAGGTTCGTCAAGAAGCAGTACTTTGGGATTATTTATAAGTGCACGGGCAAGAGAAGCTCTTTGGGCCATCCCTCCTGAAACCTGGTGAGGATATGATTTCTCAAATCCCTGAAGTCCTGTAAGTTTTATATATTCTTCAACTTCACCTTTATGTTCTCTATAAATCTTTCTGGCCTTAAGTCCTGCTGCAATATTATTTTCAATGGTTTCCCAGGGAAATAAATTTGCCTGTTGAAATACATATCCTCTTTCAAAATTAGTGCTTTCTATCTTTTTATCATCTAAAAACAACTCTCCAGACTGAGGCTTATCAAGGCCTGCTATAAGTCTCATAAGCGTTGTCTTGCCGCACCCGGATGATCCTACAAATGAAATAAACTCTCCCGCTCTAATACTTAGATTTACATTACGCAAGGCTTCAACTAAATTGCCATTTGCATCTATATAAGTTCTATCTACATTTTTTATTTCAATAGCAGCATTATTGAAAGCTGGAGATTTTTTCATTTTAACAGCCCCCTTTGCCATATAAGTACCTTATCTCTAATTTTAAATATAATTGCCAATACAATAGAAAAAACTACTGCCATTATGACTATGGCCGCATAAACTTTTGCATAATTCGACCAGCCTTTAGCCCAGTTTATATACCACCCCAGCCCTGCCTTTGCTCCTACCATTTCAGAAACCACAAGTGTAGTAAATGAAAGTCCTGTAGCTGTATAAATACCTGTAAATATGGATGGCATAGCACCGGGTATAGCTATTTTAAATATTAAGAATTTTTCATCTGCTCCAAGGGTTTTAGCTGCTTCAAAATAGGATTTAGGTATATTTTCTATACCTCCAGAAGCCATAAAAGCCACTGGAAACCATACACAAAGTACAATTAGAGCTGCCTCTGAAACCAAAGTTGATGGAAATATTACCATTACTACAGGTATCCATGCTACTGCAGGAACTACTCCTATGACTTTAAGTACAGGGAAAAACCAATAATACCATTGTCTGTACCATCCCATTAGAATTCCTGTTACCAATCCTAAAAATGTTCCTACTATAAAACCTATAACTAAAAGTCTCATGGAATAAGCAGTACTCATCAAAAGTGTACTCCAATCTTCAACAATTACCTGAATTATCTGAGCTGGTCCAGGGAAAAATGGCAGAGGCAGTATATTAGTTTTAGTAGACAATATATCCCATGCTGTAAATCCAATTCCTATAGCAAAATAAAATTGGGCTTTATGATTAAATTTTGCTCTTAGTTTTTCATTTGAAAAGGATATGATATATGTTATTCCCAGGTAAACTATAAAGAGTATCAGCATAACTCTATAGGGTAGTAAATTAACTTCCTGCACTGTAGGCAGTGCAAAATTTTCAATTAAAGCTACAATAAAAACAACAATTTGTAAAACTGTCCAAACTTTTGATCTGGGTTTCCAGTTTACTGTATCAGGCGCTCTTACTACATTTATTTTATCAGTGCCCTCTGGTAAAATTTTTGATTTGGATATAGCCTTTGAACTCACCAATTCACTTAAAATGCTCACTTTAATTCTCCTTCCTACTATATATGTGAAAATATGCCAATACTTTACTTGCCTGATGCATCATAATATACATCATTGGCAAATTTTTCAGGATCTGTATCCTTTTTTAAGAATCCAGTTTTATTTAACTGTCCTACAAAATATTTAACATCTTCTTTTGCAGCATCTGTAGTATATTGAAAATCATAATTTTTTATAAGTTCAGTAACAAGTTTTACATCCGTAGTTGATACATATTTTTTATCAACTTCAATTTTGGCAGCTTCTTCTGGATTCTTTGCTATCCAGTCATCTGCCTCTTTATATGCTCTTACAAGAGCTGCAATTTTTTCCGGATTCTCTTTGATTTCTTTATTAGATGCATATAAAAAACAACATGATTTTCCTTTAAACAATGGATCCTGTGCAATATCCGTTATAACTTTATAGTTATTATCTCGTTCAGCTAGGGTGGCAAATGGATCCCATGCAGCAAAAGCATCCACATCGCCTTTATCTACAGCTTTTGTCAATTGATCAAGTGGATAAGGTATCCATTTAACATCTTTGGTTGGATCAATTCCCGCATTAGCCAGTACAAGAGTGGTAATAGCCATTGGAGTTCCTCCTATTTCATCCACCCCTATTCTCTTTCCCTTCAAATCATTTGCAGTTTTTATAGGGGAATTAGGAGGTACAACCAATTTAATACAACCTTTATGCAGCCCACCTATAACTTTAATATCAAGGCCTTGTTGAACTGAAGGAAAAAATTGAAAATCACCATTGGTAACAGTAAACCCACCACTTGCAAGTCCGGTTTTTTGTTCTTCAAATGTTCCACTTACAAGAGTTACATCAAATCCTTCTTTAGCAAAGAATCCTTTTTCCTTGGCTATATAAGCTGGAGCACCACAAACTCCTCCTCCAAGAGCCTGAATTTGAAGTTTTCCATATTTGTATTTTCCTGTAGATCCAGTAGAAGAGTTATTTTGCCCACATGCAGTAAAAACTGGAATAGAAGCTGCTATTAAAAAAATAGCAGCTAAATTTTTAAATCTTTTCATGATAATCCCCTCATCTTTCTATTTTAATACTTCCTGAAGCTCTTCTGAGAAGGTTTTTTCAAATGCCTGCTCCAAATCCCAAATAAGATCTTCTGCATCTTCAAGTCCTATGGAAAGCCTTATTGTATTGGATTCTATATGTGAAAATTCTTTTTCCTTCGGAGTAAGCTCACTGTGAGTTGTCTTAGGTGAATTTACAATGAGAGATCTAGAATCGCCTATATTGGCATGATAACTAAATAATTTTATTGAATTTAAAAATTTATCTATTTGATCATCTGTGCCTTTAAGTCCAAAGGAAAATACAGAGCCAGCTCCTTTAGGCAAGTATTTTTTACTGAGTTCTTTATAGGGACTATCATTTAACGAAGGATATTTTATCCACTGAACATTACTGTTTTCTTGTAAATAGCTAATTATTTTTTTAGTATTTGACAACTGCTTTTCTATTCTTTCAGATAAGGTTTCCAGGCCCAATAACACCAGATAAGCATCAAAAGGACTAAGTGCTGCACCAAAATAATTCAAATAATTAAGTCTTATTCTCGTGATAAATGGAAAATCTGGGAATACCTCAATAAAATTCCTCGCTCTACCTTCAGGGTTTCTTAGAGTATAGTAAGGTTCCAAAAATTGTGGAAACTTGCCACTTTCCCAATTAAATTTGCCACTTTCCAGTATAATTCCAGCAATTACATTGCCATGACCATTAAGTGCTTTGGTAGCTGAATAAATTACAATATCGGCGCCATATTTTATTGGATTAAGAAGATATGGTGTAGCTAGTGTATTATCTACAATAAGTGGTATATCATGTTCATGCGCTACTTTTGCAATTTTTTCTATATCTGCTACAGCAGCATTTGGATTACTTATGCTTTCTACGAATATAGCCTTAGTATCCGGCTTTATTTGTTTTGCAAGAGCTTCTGGATTATTGAAATCATCAAACTTATCTATTTCAATACCAAATTTAGGATATAACTTTTTAAAACCATCCAATGTTCCTCCATAAAGATAAGGAGTTGTAAGTATCCTTCCTCCATCTTCAGCTACATT
This genomic interval from Clostridium kluyveri contains the following:
- a CDS encoding ABC transporter ATP-binding protein, with protein sequence MGERDKYNKSDIKMPLGPRRGVRGRGSIGPVEKPKNFKKTLFRLWKYFGSERKLLVIIFIFVIIDSIIGLLGPYLIGKSIDAMSELRGKVNFDILSVMVILLLFTYVLDAILTFFQGWLMAGTAQKIVMNLRRSLFDKLQKLPISFFDMNTHGEIMSRLTNDIENVSSTISQSTTQLMSAVVTVLGSFIMMLILSPILTFVTLITVPMVFFLTKGIAKNTSVLFKEQQVQLGKLNGHIEENISGIHVVKAFNHEQKAIEEFKKINYSLSQVGLKAQIWSGFLMPIMNVINNIGFAAVAGVGGILAVKNIITIGIIASFLSYSRQFARPLNDIASIFNTLQSAVAGAERVFDILDEKEEIKDTAEAVTLENTSGQVTFENVNFSYRKDFLILNDINFNINQGTSVALVGPTGAGKTTIVNLLVRFYDVSSGRILIDEIDIRNYTRDSLRKCFGIVLQDTYLFTGTILENIKYGRLDADFSQVKEAAQAAGANQFIEKFPHKYDTMLQEGGSNLSQGERQLIAIARAILSDPSILVLDEATSNVDTRTELKIQRAMRNLIRKRTSFIIAHRLSTIRDSDIIMVIDGGTIVEVGNHSDLIGKKGIYYNMYCNQLINS
- a CDS encoding IS110 family transposase; protein product: MIYIGIDIAKNKHDCCIIDSDGVVYNDSLRISNSRQGFELLYSSILSILPDKDISNVKIGLESTGHYSTNLQNFLYAKGFKLSILNPLATNLFRKAQSLRKTKTDKTDALVIAKMLFSDDTKSYSPVSYQIQELKSLTRHRYRLIGYRSKLKTSVNRLVDIMFPELPDLFWSIHQSSSYALLSILPSPKDIAACHLTKLTNILNTASKGKYGKDKAISLKESAANSIGTNSRSLSFELKQTIRLIQSVQHEIDSLELLIKEIVVEINSPLISIPGISYTLAAIILAEIGDIKRFTTPCKLLAFAGLDPSTYQSGKYTASHTPMVKRGSAYLRWAILMAGRTVSMRDATFSAYLSKKRSEGKHYYVAMSHVAKKLIRIIFHLLKTNATFAPQI
- a CDS encoding transglutaminase domain-containing protein, which translates into the protein MFKKIYKFMIIGMLVILLSSGEICYAAEEYKIWNNNSISTVSDKKIWTITFNKDIDLDSAKNFIKVYEQGSSTPLEVNIINTSSDTIQVSPISSYAEGKQYVLVIDSGLKSVEGKELNEGVKYNFTVQKSNLNNSIDIENYSQYYNALKDALYNYEDTLILNISNYDKDKYNLDVINKILIDYSDLRTRYSGAASNVEYTSPAKVTINFKYTDTKESLIEKEKIVQQKVSELIDTLITSDMEDYQKELVLHDYVVNNTKYDERAYKGNMPEDSYTAYGVLINGVGVCQGYADAVDRLLVAAGVECRMVIGDANNGTEWIGHAWNIVKIQGEYYQLDSTWDDPVISDGSNRLSHSYFNITDDQIAKNHRWNTDEYPECTSTEYSFDNLNVVEKDVYGNDIKVVDNYNDFYSAVEEALSQGENSVSVKILNYNSSEYNITQTLNEICKKYNISEEVTITTYSDEISGAKYVVIVKS
- the ribD gene encoding bifunctional diaminohydroxyphosphoribosylaminopyrimidine deaminase/5-amino-6-(5-phosphoribosylamino)uracil reductase RibD, giving the protein MNYDNKDEHYMKIALELASKGEGFVNPNPQVGALVVKEGNIVGRGYHKFYGGPHAEVYALKEAGDKAAGGQIYVTLEPCSHYGKTPPCVEAIVKAGIKKVVVALKDPNPLVSGRGIDFLRSKGIEVVTGVLEKEALNINEIFIKYITEKHPFVILKSAVTLDGKIATVTGQSKWITCEESRNFVHHIRNRVMAIAVGIGTILSDNPLLTTRLERKCKSPIAVILDSKLRIPMDCRIFDTLKYRKIIIACTEGHDKDKKYEIEKMGVDVIICPKDESGHVNLKILIEKLGNIGIDSLLIEGGGSLNFSALSSGIVDKVVYFIAPKIIGGLEAKTSVEGKGIEDLNKAVKLKNISYSKSGEDMMVQGYVEK
- a CDS encoding ABC transporter ATP-binding protein; this encodes MELMKKYINNYWKGFCLAIFFLSIEALCDLMQPTIMSKIVDIGVANKQMDYVIQKGLIMLMVTVVGALGASGRNILSGRVSQKFSAELRADLFEKIQSFSFDSIDKFENSSLITRLTNDVTQVQNFVNGLMRIFVKSPLVCIGSIIMASRLDLHLAVILFIVIPIVAVFIFFNMNIGYPYFMKVQIALDRVNSVMREYLSGVRVVKAFNRFDYENERFKEANEELGRLSALAMRVMAVFSPTRSLVINIGIACVLWIGGKYVNSGSMQVGQIIAFTNYMTQILFSIMMISAVFNMFVRSKASAIRIFEIIEEKSSINFNEGVSNLREIGRVDFEDVSFSYANGHEVIHNISFTCMQGETLGIIGATGSGKSSLVNLIPGFYDAVSGRVKVDGVDVRDINKRILREKIALVPQKTMLFTGSVLENIRWGKENASLEEVKKAAEIAEADEFISGFPEQYNTKLGQGGVNFSGGQKQRVSIARALIKKPEILILDDCTSAVDASTEVKIREKLKKYSNNLTCIIIAQKISSVISADKIIVLDEGKLVGMGNHGQLMKNCEVYKDIFLSQVGKEVI